The Desulfovibrio sp. genome segment GCCTGCATTAACGCACTGGCAGATATTGCGCTGGAAAAGCGCGGCCTCCGGGATGTGGCAGCGCTGTAAGCCAACCCGCCCAACGCACATCATCACGGCACCTGACCAAGGGATTATCTGCAGACCAAGCCTTTAGATGCCTCTGTGCTGCTCTTGCTATTTTTTTAATAGCGCGCTATGAATTCCATAGCGCGCGCAAGAACAATCACCAACCGCGGCCCGCAACACGCATGCCGTGAGGGCGCAGGTCACAGAGTCAAACAGCAAGGAGAATCCCATGCCTGTCATCACCATAGCCATGCACAGCACCACTGAAGAAGTGAAGAAGAACCTGATCGAAGGGCTGACTGCGGCCGCAGTGGCGGCCACGTCTGTCCCGCAGGAGAAGTTTGTGGTCTTTGTTGAGGAATATGAAACCGACGCCATCGGCATCGGCGGGCGTACACTCAAGGCAATCAAGGCCGCCCAGTAAGGCGCGGGATTGAATCTGCCGGTCAGACAAACCTAACTGGAAGAGGTATCCCCGGGGGAGGTTGCAGAAGCGAGCCTTTTGCTGAGCAGTTCGTTCCAGCGCTCGGCTTCCTCCGGGGCCACTTCCATGGCCCAGGCAATGGCCCAGGTTCCAAAGGGTTCCAGCAGCTGGTTCAGCTCAAGGCCCATATCGGTAAGGGCGTAGCCCTCGTCCGTGACGCACACAAGCCTGGCTTCGCGCAGTTCCTTCAGGCGGCTGTTGAGCACAGCCGGAGATATGGTTTCGCATACAGTCTGGAGGGCACGAAAGGTAGCAGGCCCATGCCGCAGCTGCCAGATGACGCCCATGGCCCAACGCTTGCCCAAGAGGTCAAAAAGCGCCATGAGCGGCATGCCGCTACGTGAACCGCGAACGGGTTTGCCTGGTTTGGGTATGCTCATCTTTCTGCCATAATATGCTTCGCCGCCAGATGGTTGGTCGGCGCTAGCCCTGCTTTTGAGGCTTTTCTGCCTTGTCGGCGTCAGCGGCATCCACAGTCTGCGCCTCAGCACTTGCCGGTTTTTCGGCATGGTCAGCGGCATCAGCCGCCTCGGGGCTGATAATCTCCGCGTCTGTCACATCGTCATCGTGGGCAGCAGGCTCAGGCTGACTGCCAGCGGCATTGTCCGAACCCGTTTCAGCATCAAGCACCGGCGGCAGGGCCTTGGCCTCCACCACCTGCCCGCCAAGGGCCAGACGTTGCATTTCGTTTTGCGGCAGGGGTATGCAACCCTTGTCCACCAGCACTATCCCCGTGCGTTCCAGCACTTCGCGCCGGTATTCATATTCTTGCTGCATGCGATGGTGGCGGTACATAAACCAGCGGTGCACCAGATAGCACACGGCAATCATGGCGGCCAGACTACCAGCAATCCAGGGGATATAATCGGTCAGCGCGCTGCCAAGGCGCATGAGGGCAGAAAAAGCCCCGTCCACAAAAAACAGGCCCGCGCCTAGCAGCATGATGCCCAGCAGCAGAACCACCGTGGGCGCATTGCGGATAATGGCGTAAAAACGGCGCAGCCGTTCAGGAACCTGCTCGTCGTCCACATTTTTTCCGCTGCCCTGCGCCTCTGCATGCAGGCCGTCTTCACGCCCCAGATAGCGCGAAACCCATGTTCCAGAAAGGTGCACAATGAGCATGAGCCCCACGGGGGCAAGTACCGCGGCCACGGCCCAGCCCAGCCAGGGGAAACGCGCCAGCGGCGGCCCGCCGGGCACTTCGGGTGCCGCGTGCATGACGCCGTAAAAAAAAGACACGCCGCCAACCACCAGCTCCACAAAAAAAATGGCGACCATTAGATATATGAGCGCATCCTTGTACGGCCCTGCGTACCAGGCTGCGCCTTGTGCGCTGCGGCTTTTGCCAGCAGTTTCGGCTGGCTGACCTTGCGCGTCTGATCTGTTTTTCTCTGTTTTCTGCATTCGTTACCTCGGTTCCCGAAACATACGATGTGGCGCTTTTTCCCGCAAGCCCCCATTCCCCGGAACAAGGATTTCACGCCAGAGCATCGCCCTTGCTCAGAAGGCGCATCTGGCTTACCTTGCGTGCATGCACTCTGGGAGGTTCTCATGCATGTTCTGGTGACTGGCGCAGCGGGTTTTATTGGCTACCATCTTTCCCGTCGGCTTCTGGCCGATGGCCACAGCGTTGTGGGCGTTGATAATTGCAACGACTACTACGATGTGCAACTAAAAAAAGACCGTCTGGCCCAACTTGCCGCCATGCCGCAGGCGCGGAATTTTCGACATGAGCCCCTGGACATGGCCGACGGCCCCGCCATGGCTGCCCTGTTTGCCAGCGAGGGATTCACCCATGTGGTCAATCTTGCGGCACAGGCCGGCGTGCGCTACAGCCTCCTGAATCCGGAATCATACCTCAATGCCAACCTGCTGGGCTTTGGACATATTCTTGAAGGCTGCCGCCAGAACAAGGTGGGGCATCTGCTTTTTGCCTCTTCTTCTTCCGTTTACGGCATGAACGCGGCGCGGCCCTATAGCGTGCACCACAATGTTGACCACCCGGTCAGCCTGTATGCGGCTACCAAAAAAAGCAACGAACTCATGGCTCACGCCTACAGCCATCTGTTCCGCATTCCCTGCACGGGGCTGCGCTTTTTTACGGTTTACGGCCCGTGGGGCAGGCCCGACATGGCCCTGCACCTCTTTACCTCGGCCATTGTGCGCGGCGAGCCCATCAAGGTTTTCAACGAGGGCCGCATGCGCCGCGACTTTACCTATATCGACGACATCGTCGAAGGAGTGGTGCGCCTGCTGCCCCTGGCCCCGCAGGCAGACCCCGATTTTGACCCCGAAAACCCCAACCCCGCCAGCAGCTCCGCTCCCTGGCGCATCTACAACATAGGCAACAATAATACGGTGGAACTCAACGATTTCATCAGCACCCTTGAAGACGCCCTTGGCATGAAGGCCCGCAAAGAGCTTTTGCCCATGCAGCCGGGCGATGTTGAATCCACCTGGGCCAATATTGACGACCTCACAGCCGCCACCGGCTTTGCCCCCTCCACGCCCCTCAGCGAAGGCATTGCCCGCTTTGTGGACTGGTACAAAGAGTACTATAAAATATGAACGACACATTCTCCCCATCTGCGGATCATCTGAGCATATCCGCCCCCACGCCCGCCCGGCCTGAAATTCTGGCTCCGGCGGGCGACGCGCCTTCATTCCTGGCCGCTCTTGCAGCCGGGGCAGACGCCATCTATCTGGGCCTCAAGCATTTTTCGGCCCGCATGCAGGCTGAAAACTTTGGCCTTACCGAACTTTCGCGCCTCACAGACCTCGCGCACGCCGAAAACGCGCGCGTCTACGTGGCCATGAATACCTTGGTCAAGCCGGGCGAACCCGCGCAGGCCTATCGGCTTGCGGCACGTCTTGCCCGTCAGGTGCGACCCGACGGGCTCATTGTACAGGATCTGGCCATGCTCGACCTTGCGCGCCAGGCGGGCTTTGAGGGCGGACTTTTTCTCTCCACCCTTGCCAACCTCACACACCCCGAAAGCCTGATTCAGGCCAAGCAGCTGGGCGCTGACCGGGTAATCCTGCCGCGCGAGCTTTCCATCGACGAGATCCGCATGATGGGCGAGGCCTGCCCCGAAGGCCTTGACCTCGAATGCTTTGTGCACGGTGCGCTGTGCTATTGCGTTTCTGGCCGCTGCTACTGGTCAAGCTACATGGGCGGCAAAAGCGGTCTGCGTGGCCGTTGCGTGCAGCCTTGCCGCCGCGTGTACCGTCAGGGCGGCCCCGCTGCCATTGCCCTTGCCCGCAATGCGGAACGCGAGGAACAGGACCGTATGCGCCAGGAACAGTCGCGTATGGATATTGCCCGCAAAAACCGCACCGGACGCGACGGACGCGGCAGGCCCGACAGTCGTGGAAAAGCGGACGACCGCCGCAGCGAATCTTTTGACGCGCCCCGCCGCCCCAGCACGCGCGGGCAGATACGCGGCAAGGAACACAATGGCCGCTGGTTCTCGTGTCTCGACCTTTCGCTGGACGTGCTGGCAAAAACCCTGCTGAACATTCCGCATCTTGTTTCGTGGAAGATCGAAGGCCGCAAAAAGGGCCCGCACTACGTGTACCACGTGGTTACGGCCTACCGCATGCTGCGTGACAATCCCGGCGATGCCCAGGCCCGCAAGGCTGCGGAAGAAATATTGCAGATGTCGCTGGGTCGGCCCGCCTCGCGCGCGCGCTTTTTGCCGCAGAAAGATCATACAATCCCCACAACGCCGGACGGCCAGACCAGCTCCGGTCTGCTGGCAGGCAAGATTCGCATCGAGCCGGAAGGCGGCGTAACGCTCAAGCCCTTCTTTGAACTGCTGCCGCAGGACTACCTGCGCATAGGCGTCGAGGACGAGCGCTGGCACGCAACCATGCCCGTGACCCGGCGCATTCCCAAGGGCGGCAGCCTTACCCTGCGCCTGCCCAAGCACAAGACGCCCAAGGCGGGCACGCCCGTCTTTCTTATCGACAGACGCGAACCAGAGCTCATGCGCATCATCAAAAGCTGGCAGGCACGCCTTGAGGCCATGCCCTCGCGCCCCAGCAAGGCTGTGGAAAGCGACCCGCGCCTGCCCAAGCCCATCAAGGCCAAAACCCGGCCAGACATGTATGTGCGCTCAAGTGTGCCCCATGGCAAGGAAACCCGCACTGGCCGCAACCAGTTGCAGGGTCTCTGGCTTTCGGCCCGCAGCGCCGAGCTTTCGCGCACGGTGGCCCCGCGCATGTGCTGGTGGCTGCCCCCGGTTATCTGGCCTGATGAAGAAGAAACCATTCGCCGTTCAATCATGCGGCTGTGGCGTGACGGCGCGCGGCACTTTGTGTGCAACGCACCGTGGCAGCGCGGCCTGTTCCCCGAGCAGCTGGACGAAAACGCCGATCTGCTGGCCGGGCCTTTTTGCAATGCGGCCAATGCCTCTGCTCTTGGCATACTCGCCAAGATGGGCTTTGTGGGCGCCTTTGTGAGCCCCGAACTGGCGCAGGAAGACATGCTGGCCCTGCCCGCACAAAGCCCCCTGCCGCTGGGCGTGGTGCTCTCCGGCTACTGGCCCGTGGGCATCAGCCGCTTTGGCCTGCTTGGCGTCAAACCCAACGAGCCTTTCCTGAGCCCCATGGGCGAACCCTTCTGGGCGCGCCAGTACGGCGGCAACATCTGGATTTACCCCGGCTGGCCGCTGGATATCACCAGCAAAAGGCAGGAGCTTATGGCGGCTGGCTACGGCTTTTTTGCCCACATGCAGGAAAACCCGCCCGCTTCGGTACCCGACATGCGACGCAAAAGCCTGTTCAACTGGGAAGGAGCCCTGCTGTAAGCCTGCGGGCGGGCAATGGTTGATCCAGCCCGTCACCGCACCCTAACGCATACGCACGGGCCGTCGTCAGAATTTTCTTCTGTCGGCGGCCCATTCGCTGGCGCAGGAACCGCAATGCACACGCAAGATCCCTTTTACAACGCCCGCCAGCTTTTTCCACGTGGGCTTGAACAACCGCAAGGCAGCCTGCGCTTTGGCGCAGATGCCCTTCTGCTGGCAGCCTTTGCCGCGCGAAACGTGGAAAGCATGAACGGGGCGCGGCGCAAAGAGCTTGCGGCGGCAGAGCTAGGCTGCGGCTGTGGTGCGGCCCTGCTGGCGCTGGTTTTGCGTTGCGACACGGTTACGGGGCTTGGGCTGGAAAGGGAGGCACCCCTTGTGCAGGCAGCCTGCGCCAATGCCCGGCATCTGGGCCTCACCGACAGGCTGCGATTTGCGCAGGCAGATCTGGCGGATACGGCATTTATGCCTACCCTGCCCGCTACGTGGGGGTACAGGACTGGCAGCCTTGATCTGGTTATTGCCAACCCCCCATATGGCGTGGAAGGCCGCCCCTCGCCCAGCCACCTGCGCGAACGCGCACTGCGGGGCACACAGGGCAAGGAAGACCGCGCGCACGTGCTGGCGTTTTTTTGCCGGGCCGCCGCCACCCTGCTGCGACATCAGGGATACTTTTTCTGCATCTATGATGCACTGGCGCTGCCTCTGCTGAGTGGCGCGCTGGACGTGGCCGGTTTTGGCCTGCGCACTCTGCTGCCGGTCAGAACGCATGCATCACGGCCCGCTCTGCGGGTGCTCGTGCTGGCCCGCAAAAATACGGCCCACCAGTGCACCATAGAAGCGCCGCTGACGCTGCACACAGGCAAGGCACGTACTGACCAAAGCGGCAAGCCGCAGGTAGATACGGCCCAGGGCACCACGGGCGGTTCCCGCTGGTCGGCACAGGCGCTGCGATTCTGCCCCTGGCTCGCCTGAGGCCGCAAAAAAATCCGCGCCAGCCATATTTAAAACATACTATCAGATATATACACACCATTGCCGCAGGGTGAACCATGAACTTCATAGCTGATCTGCACATTCATTCCCGGTTTTCGCGCGCCACAAGCAAGGCGCTCAATCCCCGTCATCTGGCTGCCTGGGCTCGCTGCAAGGGTATCAACGTGTTGGGTACGGGCGATTTTACGCATCCGCAATGGCGGGCTGATCTGGCGGAACAGCTGGTGCTCGATGAGGAAACCGGCCTGTACCGGCTGGCCGTGGAGCCGGAACCCCTCGATTTTATGGCCGCCTCCACAGGCTCGTACCTGCCGGAAGCCCCTGCCCCACTGTTCATGCTGCAGACAGAGATCAGCTCCATCTACAAGCGCGGCGGCAAGGTGCGCAAGGTACACAACCTTGTGTTTGTGCCCACCCTTGAAGACGCGGAGCGCCTTTCGCGGCGGCTTGCGCAGATCGGCAACCTCAATGCCGACGGCCGCCCCATTCTGGGGCTGGATTCACGCGATCTGCTTGAAATCATGTTGGAATGCGCCCCTGGCTCGGTGATGATTCCCGCCCACGTATGGACGCCCTGGTTTGCGCTGTTTGGCTCAAAATCCGGCTTTGACCGGCTTGAAGACTGCTACGGCGACCTTTCGGAGCACATCTTTGCCCTTGAAACGGGGCTTTCTTCAGACCCTGCCATGAACCGCCTTATCAGCGGACTCGACAACTACGCCCTTGTGTCCAATTCGGACGCGCACTCCGGGGCAAATCTTGGGCGCGAGGCCAATCTTTTTGAGGGCCGTCCCAGCTACGCGGGCATGTTTGCGGCCCTGCGCGCCTCGGCCCGGCGCGAAGACCAGAGCGAGCTGGACTGCCGTTTTCTTGGAACCATGGAATTCTACCCCGACGAGGGCAAGTATCACCTCGATGGTCACCGCGCCTGCAACGTGGTGCTGCAACCCAAGGATTCGCTGGCCCTCGGCAATATCTGCCCTGTGTGCGGCAAGCCGCTGACCGTGGGCGTGCTGCACCGCGTGCTGGAACTGGCCGACCGCGAAACAACGCCGGAACTGCCCCGCGAACCAGAGGTACGGCCCCTCATACCGCTGGCGGAAGTTGTGGGCGAAATTCTTGACGTGGGCCCCACTTCACGCCGGGTGCAGGAGCGATACAGCCGTCTGCTGCGCGAGCTCGGACCAGAGCTGGATATTCTTTGCAGCCTGCCGGAAGCCGACATTCGAGCACACTGGGAGCCGCTGGGTGAGGCCGTGGCCCGCATGCGGCGGGGGCAGGTTTTTCGCGAAGGCGGTTATGACGGCGAATACGGAACGGTGCGTGTTTTTGCGCCAGACGAACTGGCCGATGCCCGCGGCGCCCTGCCGGGTGTAAAAGCGCCTGCCAAACGTGGCCGTAAAAAGGCTGCTGAAACAGCAGGCGAATCGGCAACTATCAGCGCCACCGCTGCCGTGCGGGTGCGCCGGGCCGCACTTCCGCTTGCGGAGAGCGCGGACACCACAGCTGCGGACAATTTTTCTGCCGTAAAATCCGCCGCCCGAACAGAAGCCCCTGCCCGAAGCTTTGCCTACTCCACCGACCAGCAGGCGGTCCTCACTGCCGGGCCAGCACCTGTGCTGGTATTGGCAGGCCCCGGTGCTGGCAAAACCCGCGTGCTCGTGGGTCGCTTGCAGTGGCTTGCCCAGCAGGGCGAAGATATGGGCCGCGTGCTGGCCGTTACCTTTACGCGGCGCGCCGCCAACGAACTGCGCGAGAGACTGGCGGGCGTGTTTTCCGGGTCCCGGGGAGCGGCACCACAGTGCGACACCCTGCACGGGATGGCCTGGGCGGCCTTACGCGCGGCCAGTGGCGACAATCCCCCATTGCTGATGGGCGAAGATGCGGCACTCAGTCTTTTTCGCCTGTCCAACCCAGAGCTGGAACCCCGCGAGGCCCGCAACCTGTGGGACCGCCTTGCACTGGCGCGCGAGGGCGCAACCCTTGACCAAGAGCCCGCCCAAAGCCCGCTGGCGCAGGCCGCAGCCAACTACACGGCCCGCAAAAACGCCAAACAACGCTATGTGGATTACGCCGATCTGCTGGACTGGTGGCTGGCACACGCTGGCACCCGGCCCGAAAGCGCCCGCCCACGGCACGTGCTGGTGGACGAAGTGCAGGATCTTTCTGCCGTGCAGCTCGCAATTGTGCGTGCGCTGCTGCCCGCTGGCGGCAGTGGATTTTTTGGCATTGGCGACCCGGATCAGGCCATTTATGGTTTTCGTGGAGTTGCAGGTCAGAGCGAGGCCAGTTTGCGTGTCTGCTGGCCGGAGCTGGCTGTGTACAGACTGGGGCAAAGTTACCGTTCAAGCCAGAGCGTGCTCGACATGGCCCGCAGCCTTCTGCAGCACAAGGGTCAGTGCGGCCCCCTCAAGGCTGCGCAGCAGCTCACGGCTGACTTGCGCCTCTTTACCGCGCCAGACGAGCACGCCGAAGCCCGCTGGATTGCTGCCCGCGTGCAGCACCTGCTTGGTGCAACGGCCCATACCCTCATGGACAGGCAGGATCCCGACGACCTGCACGGTCTGGCCGGAACCCTCGCCCCCGGCGACGTTGCGGTTCTTGTACGCCTGAAAGCTCAGATCGCCCCCCTGCAGGCGGTCCTTGAAAAGGCGGGAATACCTTGCGCCGCACCCGCTCAGGACACTTTTTGGCAAGACCCTGCCTGCGCGCGGCTGCTGGCCCTGCTCGGCTCTGCTGGCGGCTTTGCGCAGTTTTTTACGGATACCCCCGATGCCGCTGATGATGCCGAATCCTTGCCGGTGGAATGGTGCTCGGCTGTCGGCCTTCCGGCTCCCGAAGCCATGTCCGGCTGGCTGGCGGCCAGGCCGTGGGCGGGCGAGCTTTTTACCGGCGGGCACAGCTGGCGGCAGTTGTGCCGCACATGGAAGCAGAGCGGCAGCTGGTCAGCTTTTTTTGAGCAGCTTGCCTGGCTGCAAGAGGCAGAACTTGTGCGCGAAAAGGCCGAGCGGGTACAGATTTTGACCCTGCATGCCTCCAAGGGGCTTGAATTTCAGGCTGTGTTTATTCCTGGGCTGGAAGACGGCCTGCTGCCCATGCGCCGTGACATGCTGTTTGCAGGTAAGGAAGAGGGATCTGGTCAGGCAGACCCTCTGGATGAAGAGCGCAGACTGCTCTACGTGGGCCTTACACGAGCGGCCCGCGCACTCTTTTTGAGCCATTGCGAGCAGCGTACGCTCTATGGACGCACCCTGCGCCTTTCACCCTCGCCCTTCATGACCCAGATACGCGAATTCTGCCGCCATAGTTCACTGGCCGCCCACACCCGCAAGGAACACAAACAGATCAGCCTCTTTTGATGGGCTGAAGTGTTTGCGTAACAAAAAAGCGACGCAGACGCCTTGATGGGGAGCTGGCACAATGGCAGCCCCATAGCATTGAGAGACATTAGTACAAAGCCCCATGACCGCCATGGGCGGCACGGGGCTTTGACAAAAATTGGGCGCGACTTCTTTTCCGGCTGACAGACGCCATATCCGGCAAAAGCTGTTATGCAGAGTTCGTCGCCTGCACAGGCAGGCAGCGAGGCTATTCTTCCAGCCAGGAGTCGTCTTCAAGCACCTTGTAGCCGCGGACGGTGAGGTACACCACGCCGTCCGCCTCTTCCACAATGCCTGAAACTTCTACGGGCACACTGACCTCGTCATCCAGATCAACACCTGCGCCGCGCGGCATGATGCGATATTCCACATCGTCCTGCACAACAGCAACACGGGCCTGCCTGGCATCCACGGAACGCGGCACTGCCGCAACATAGCCTCTGACGGTAATGGGACTCTTGTTCATAATCTCTAACATTGCCTTCCAATGCCGTTTTTTTCGCCTATAGCCCCTTTTATTTTCTGACGCAAGCTCCCTTGGACAGATGGCCTGTTTTTCTGGCCTGTAGCGCCATTTGACGAGAAAATTTCTGCTACAAACCGATTTTTTTCATCAACTCGTACCAGTGGCCGCGTGATATACCCGCCACCTCGGCGGCCTTGCGCACGTCCTCGCCGCTCAGGTCCCAAACCTGCCGCACATAAGCTTTTTCGGCCTGCAGTTTCCACTCACGCAGACTGGGCGGATTTTGCCCCTCCACATCCTGCCCTGCCACGTCCTGTACAGACAGGCCGCAACTGGCAGCTATGCCCGGAACTGCCGCAACCGTGGGTGCAATCTCGCTTGCACCCCCTGGCATGGCAGAAGCCTGCCCCATGCGCCGCCGCACGCAATCGACACGCATGTGCGTGGGCAGATGTACGGGCAATAACAGGTCCCCCTTGCCAGCAGTCAAGCAGGCCCGCTGAATGCAGTGGATAAGTTCGCGCACGTTGCCCGGCCAGGCGTATTCCAGCAGCATGCCCAGGGTATCGTCTGAAAGATTCTTTTCCGGCTGATCGCTGCCAAGGCAAAAACGGGCAATGGCCTGCCGCGCCAGTGCCGGTATTTCGTCCAGCCTTTCACGCAGAGGCGGAATCACAATGGTGAGGCCCTGCAAGCGATAGAGCAGATCTGAACGAAAGCTGTTTTCCTTGGCCATGAGTTCCAGATTTTTGTTGGTGGCGGCCACCAGCCTGAAGTCGCTGCTGACCTCGCGCACTTCACCCACAGGGCGAAAACGGCGCTGTTCCAGCGCGCGCAAAAAAACTCCCTGCATGGGCTGGGGCAGGTCGCCCACTTCGTCCAGAAACAGCGTCCCCTTGTCGGCGGCCAGCAGCAGACCGTCCCGCGCTCTGTCGGCCCCGGTAAACGCTCCCCGGCTGTGGCCGAAGAGGTGGCTCTCTACCAGAGTTTCAGGCAACGAGGCACAGTCTACCGTGATAAAGGGCTTTGCGGCCCGCGTGCTGTTGCGAAAGAGCGCCCGGGCAAACAGTTCCTTGCCCACGCCGGTTTCGCCCAGTAAAAGCACGTTTACATCGCTTTTTGCGGCCTGCGCCAGAAGCTTGAGAGCGCGGCTGATGCCCTGCCCAGAGCCAAGTATATGCCCGCTGTCCACCACCAGTTCTTCGCTGGCCGGCGTGCGGTTTTGCCTGAATTGCAAAACCTGTTTCAGACACTGCTCAATATCACGCATCTGCAGGGGCTTGGTCAGAAACTCCCACGCTCCGGAGCGCAGGGCCGCCTCGGCATTGTCGCCATCTCCATTGCCGGTAATGACCACCACATCGGGGTTGCCGGGCAAGTGGGCAAAATCGGCCTGATATTCCAGTCCGTTGCCGTCTGGAAGCCAGACATCAAGCAGCACAACGTCCACGGGTTCAGCAACCATGCCCAAAGCTTCCTGAATGTTGCCCGCGAGCAGGGCTTCGTGCCCCATACGGTTGCAGACAACCTGCACCATGGTGCGCATAAGCCCCTCGTCGTCCACCACAAGCACTCTGGCCATCAGTCTGACTCCTTGCGCGTGCGCAGCGCATTGATTGTAGCTGATCCTTTTATTTCCCTTGCCAGCATCCGCTTACTCCGTCGCATCAGCATGCGGCCCTGCCGCCAATGCTGCGTCAGCTTCAAGCATTGCCTCGCGCAGGGCGTGGGCAGCTTCTGGCAGATGACTGGCAGTGGCGTTTTCTGCCGCTGCGGCTGCCACGCGCAAACGGTCAAGCCGCATGATACCCGCCGAATTTTTACAGGCATGGGCCGTGCGGCGTATCTGTTCCTCGTCAAGCGCTGCCATGGCGGCATCGAGCGCCACCAGCCGCTCCTGCAGCTCGCCGGCCAGCACATCCACAAGGCTTTTGAGCACTACGGCGTCGTTATCCACCGCTTCGAGAGCGGCTTTGCGGTTCCACACTGCGGGCTGGCTGGTGGAGCATTGCGGGTTGCTTGTATCATCAATGGATTTGGAAGCTTTCCTGTTTTCATTGCTCATTGCGATATTGTCCAGATTCTGCGGTTCTACCTGCTGCGCCGGTGCAGTTTGACCTGTGCCCGTCGCTTTTTTGGCAGCAACAATTTTTTCCAGCTGGCAACGCAGCTGGGCAAAGCTCAAGGGCTTCAAAAATACGCCGTCAGCGCCAAGAGACTCACATTTTTGCACAAATTCGATGCTGGCTGTGGCAGTATAGACCACCGCCAGTGTTTCGCGATGAGCCAGGGTTTCACCATTGCGCAGCCCGGCAAGCACTTCGAGCCCGCTTATACCGGGCAACCGGCTGTCGAGTATGAGCATATCCCACGGCCCCTGACGGGGGTCGCGCAATATCTCGAGCGCCTTTTCGCCGCTGGATACGGTCATGGGTTCCGCTCCCATGCCCTTGAGCATCTGTCGCAGGGCATAGGCAATGGAGGCGGTGTCTTCCGCAACCAGCACTTTTTTGTCTTGCAGGCTCATGTGTTCACACTGCATCCCATAATCAGCAGTACAGCCCGCTGGCTGCGACTGGTCGCAGGGTTGCAACAGCACATCGAGCGTAAAGCAGGCCCCCTGCCCCGGGCGTGATGCAAGCCGCACGTCGCCACCCATCAGCCGAGCCAGCGTGCGCGCAATATTCAGCCCCAAACCTGTTCCGGAAGTGTGGGCGCTGCCGCGCCCGCGCTGAAAACTCTCGAACACCCGCACCTGGTCTTCTTCGGCCAGACCAGGACCGGTATCTGTAACCGCAACGGTCAGGCGCAAGCCTTCGGCTGTGTTCTCAATAACTGTGGCGTAGACCCTTACGGAACCCGAATCCGTGAATTTTACCGCATTGCTGATGATATTGCCCAGAGCCTGTCGCAGACGAAAGCTGTCGCCCACTGCACAGGCGGGCAGGCTGTTCTCCATGCCCAGGGTAAGCGTGATTTCCTTGCTGTCGGCTATGGGTCGGTACAGATTTACGCAGTCGGCAAGGCACTGGCGCAGGTCAAAGGGAGCAGCCCGCAGGGCAGGTGTACCCTGTTCCAGCGCCGCGTGGTCCATGATGTCGTTGACCATTTCGCGCAGTGCTTCTGCCGCCTGAACCAGATAGGACAGTGCTTTTTTGCGCTCTGCTTCGGGCAGTTCCTTTTTTTGGGCCAGTTCGCTCATGCCCACTATGGCCGTGAGCGGCGTGCGCATGTCGTGGCTCAGGTGGCCCATAAACGTGCTTTTCATGCGGCTGGCTTCTTCTGCCAGCCAGCGCCGGTGTGTAAGATTGAACGTGATACCGCCGATGGCCAGCACACCGGTGACCGCAAGCAGGCCATAGAGCAGCCGCATGTTGTGCAACTGCTTGTCGAGGCTTTTCTGAAAAATTGTGGTGTCCTGGCTAACACTTATACCGCCCAGCACTTCTCCCACCTGCCTGCCCACATGGCAGCG includes the following:
- a CDS encoding tautomerase family protein — its product is MPVITIAMHSTTEEVKKNLIEGLTAAAVAATSVPQEKFVVFVEEYETDAIGIGGRTLKAIKAAQ
- a CDS encoding helix-turn-helix domain-containing protein, translated to MSIPKPGKPVRGSRSGMPLMALFDLLGKRWAMGVIWQLRHGPATFRALQTVCETISPAVLNSRLKELREARLVCVTDEGYALTDMGLELNQLLEPFGTWAIAWAMEVAPEEAERWNELLSKRLASATSPGDTSSS
- a CDS encoding NAD-dependent epimerase, with product MHVLVTGAAGFIGYHLSRRLLADGHSVVGVDNCNDYYDVQLKKDRLAQLAAMPQARNFRHEPLDMADGPAMAALFASEGFTHVVNLAAQAGVRYSLLNPESYLNANLLGFGHILEGCRQNKVGHLLFASSSSVYGMNAARPYSVHHNVDHPVSLYAATKKSNELMAHAYSHLFRIPCTGLRFFTVYGPWGRPDMALHLFTSAIVRGEPIKVFNEGRMRRDFTYIDDIVEGVVRLLPLAPQADPDFDPENPNPASSSAPWRIYNIGNNNTVELNDFISTLEDALGMKARKELLPMQPGDVESTWANIDDLTAATGFAPSTPLSEGIARFVDWYKEYYKI
- a CDS encoding peptidase U32 family protein, coding for MNDTFSPSADHLSISAPTPARPEILAPAGDAPSFLAALAAGADAIYLGLKHFSARMQAENFGLTELSRLTDLAHAENARVYVAMNTLVKPGEPAQAYRLAARLARQVRPDGLIVQDLAMLDLARQAGFEGGLFLSTLANLTHPESLIQAKQLGADRVILPRELSIDEIRMMGEACPEGLDLECFVHGALCYCVSGRCYWSSYMGGKSGLRGRCVQPCRRVYRQGGPAAIALARNAEREEQDRMRQEQSRMDIARKNRTGRDGRGRPDSRGKADDRRSESFDAPRRPSTRGQIRGKEHNGRWFSCLDLSLDVLAKTLLNIPHLVSWKIEGRKKGPHYVYHVVTAYRMLRDNPGDAQARKAAEEILQMSLGRPASRARFLPQKDHTIPTTPDGQTSSGLLAGKIRIEPEGGVTLKPFFELLPQDYLRIGVEDERWHATMPVTRRIPKGGSLTLRLPKHKTPKAGTPVFLIDRREPELMRIIKSWQARLEAMPSRPSKAVESDPRLPKPIKAKTRPDMYVRSSVPHGKETRTGRNQLQGLWLSARSAELSRTVAPRMCWWLPPVIWPDEEETIRRSIMRLWRDGARHFVCNAPWQRGLFPEQLDENADLLAGPFCNAANASALGILAKMGFVGAFVSPELAQEDMLALPAQSPLPLGVVLSGYWPVGISRFGLLGVKPNEPFLSPMGEPFWARQYGGNIWIYPGWPLDITSKRQELMAAGYGFFAHMQENPPASVPDMRRKSLFNWEGALL
- a CDS encoding N-6 DNA methylase, with product MHTQDPFYNARQLFPRGLEQPQGSLRFGADALLLAAFAARNVESMNGARRKELAAAELGCGCGAALLALVLRCDTVTGLGLEREAPLVQAACANARHLGLTDRLRFAQADLADTAFMPTLPATWGYRTGSLDLVIANPPYGVEGRPSPSHLRERALRGTQGKEDRAHVLAFFCRAAATLLRHQGYFFCIYDALALPLLSGALDVAGFGLRTLLPVRTHASRPALRVLVLARKNTAHQCTIEAPLTLHTGKARTDQSGKPQVDTAQGTTGGSRWSAQALRFCPWLA